The following nucleotide sequence is from Nomia melanderi isolate GNS246 chromosome 10, iyNomMela1, whole genome shotgun sequence.
aatatagaaatgttttcaaatcaacgtttaattgaatgaacaatagcaattcgatttgattggggatcaccggtgacccccacggcattcaacgtgttaagaattaGGATTTCCACTAAAAGAACTCCTTTGTcggaagaaaaagaattgacaagattgtttatttttaacgcGTCTAACGTGTATTCCGAGTTTTCAATGATtccttattacaaaaatatagatactttaaattattcgaatgtttctttCTGTGatctaaatttcaatttcccgcCACTTTAGTTTGGGAAGCGGAACGTATTTGGTACAAAATGGCGGCCCGTGCTGGATTAGAATGGTGGGCAGAGAGTAggtgaattattaattgtatctGATTAATTTAGCTGAATCTAAACAATGGGATAAGGTAACAATGAATAATGCGATGCACTGATTCCTCTTGAATGTACGAACGCGTGTAAACTGTTTCGAATTGCTGTACCGAATCGAAGCGAAATAATCGTTCAACTTTGTAATGGATTAACGTTACTGGTGAACACGCGTTTATTTGCGAAACATTATCTTTCGCTTGAACTGAGCCGGAGGATCAGATTGGAATAATCGCAAGGGATTATACGTATAATTACCTCGAGTCTACTTGAAATCTGCCGTGTTATCtgactttaaataattaacatcatGAAAACAAATTCGAATTATAAGATCAGACGTCGCAcgagtaaaaagaaatattgcgTGTTAGATAAAagatattaagaaattaaagaaaacatttcAGTTCGCTGAAGTTGTTCAATGAGAACTGGCTGCTTAATGTTGCACTTGCAAGTACAGTTTTATCGCGTGACGCTAATGTCCTCGCAACGAACGTAATTTAAACTCCTTGGCCGGACGAAACGTTCGGCGAAAAAAAAGCGTCTCATCGCGACAGAAAAAAGCTATTTGTACGATGCAGAACGGGTAATTAGATTACGAGTTCGGCGGAAGTAAATATCATTTACAGAAGTTGCATCAAAGAGCCCGGGCTAAACATTATTTACGTTGGTTAAACTTTGCTAATGAGACGAAGCGCGGGTGTAATGGAAAAAGACGTGCAATGCGCGCGCGAACGCGAGCGCGCTGTTTGTTGCGTGCGGCGCGGCTTGCATTATCTGCCGCAAATGGCCCCACGGTTCCATGCTACTTGCCGTGCAACAACAGTTCCACCGTAGGAATCTCGATGCCGTTTTGCATCTTGATAAATGCCCGCGGTCGTATTACTTCTACCCGTTCTTTGGAACAATCAACGAAGCGCCGGGATGCATACCCGGCGATTCACGCGGATCATAATGCAGAAGCGGGATATACTTTAAGAGTTTCGACCGTGTTGGAATTAGTTAATTAGCGCAGCTGTGCCATTATTGTGTATCGCATAAACGAAAGCAATTTCGAATCTGGAGGTCTCACGTTTACACCGTAAATAGTTGACGTTCTGCTGGAGAATTGGGTAGAAATTGCAACCGTCACGTGCAAACTAAACCGTATggaaaaaatttagaaaaatagtaGTGGGAATAGAATAATAGTGAATAATGGAAGGATAATataaaaggaatttttattgtagATGTGAGAATACGTCGGCAATGGAAAAATAATAGGCGAATGTAAAAATACATGGACAGTGAGAAAAATCTTTTATTCCATCTTGTAACATAAAAGTAATAAGATTGGCAATCCAGTAATGACAAATACTGAAGCGACAGTaggcaaatataaaaatacatagacAATGATAAAGATCTTTTATACTTTTtagtaatataaaagtaatgataATGGAAATAAAACATTGGTAAATAACGAAGGAACAAAAggcaaatgtaaaaatatactgACAATGAGAAAGATCTTTTATTCGttcttgtaataaaaaaatagaataatgacAGATAATGGAACAAGGGtcaaatgtaaaaatacataaaaaattagaaaggtCTTTTATTCCTTATTGcaaaagaaaagtaataataatggaaatagAATAATGGCAAATAATGAAGGAACAAAAGGCAAATGTAAGAATATACTGACAATGAAAAAGATCTTTTATTGCTTCTTGCAagagaaaagtaataataatggaaatagAATAATGGCAAATAATGAAGGAACAAAAGGCAAATGTAAAAATGTACTGACAATGAAAAAgatctttttattctttcttaCTTTCTCAAGGGAATGGAAACTTGCACTCGTTGCCCTAACCCACATACGTCGAGGCGAAGAACACGGTGAACGAAGCATTTGTCACGAGACACGGAAGTTCCATCCGAGATGGAATAAAAGTCTAGCGACTTCTGCGCTATCCTATCCCGTCGAATTGCAACGTTGAACGGTCGTGACAATCAAATTGAAAGGACATAAGAAATCCTGTGTCCGATACGAGTTATTGATCCATAAAGAACTTAAGACGTATACTCACGTCAAACGGCCGTAAATCGTGGTCTCGACCTTAATAACGCAAGAAGATTACTTTCGATATCTCTCGCGGAGTCCATATATAGTATATATCCGGCCGAAGTCCCGATAAAAGGCTTTCGGTGAATTTTCGGTGTTATTCGCGTAGCACCACTAAATTTTCCACGCTCGCTCGATCGTTATTTCAAGCTCGAAAGGAGCCGAGAACGGTCGCTGCGAATCCCGTGTAGCTCCAGCTGAATTTCAGAAACTCGAGTGCATTCGATTCTACTGTTCTTTTATTACAATTACGGTGtacattaattacaataaatattatcgatatcttaatcAATATACGCGAACTTTTGTTAATggaaaatactatatatacagGATGATTAGAAAAAGAATTCAGAACTTAATAAGTTGATTGTGTTCACCaaatagagaaataataaatatcgagaaattaataatcttgtagtcataaacaattttcttgtaGATATATGATTGTAAGGTAACATATATGAATCGTGTGAATGATATGTAACAAACATTTGTTTTCAAGTGTTAATCGAAATCTAGAAAGTGGAGGATACCTTATGGTGTTCGGTTAAGTGGAGAGCCGAGATCTATGGTTGACCTAACCACGTGGGACCTCACTAATTTACGACCTCCTATTAAGTGGAAGTACCTCATATTGCACCTCATTTAACTCGTTACACAAAACGATGTCGTATTTCAAGCGGGAAAGCATGAGATTCTGTTTTAAAATGTTAGGCAACCGATTAAACGATTAAAAGCTACCGTGAGAACTAATTTTACGCACTCCTAATAACTTGTAAAGtgttataattaaaacttttagAAAGAATTGATGGAACTTTTAAAATATGTAGCACAGGAACTCGTTCGAATAGGAATTTTATCCGCCATACTTGTTCAAGATTATTTACATTATCACTCGAATACATGACGATAAATTAAAAGTAAGCAATGAATAGTTATCTAGATAGGATATTAGGATCACATTTAATTAGTTAATGAGGTATCTTATGTAAATgttcatttaaaaacaattcaAAAACTACTCAATCTTGGTTTGACCAATGGCACTACGCGAATCATATTTATGAATTCGGGCACAGAAGATTCAAATCCTTTGAACCATCGCAGGAGCTTCTCCAGTTTTATCCGCTCTGAGTGCTAAACTCGAATGCAAACGGACAGTTCGCGCGATCAGTCGAAATGCAATTATAAGCCTACCGGCGCTAGATTTAGGAAGGATAATGCAGACGGTTGAAAAAGGATAGGAGGTCAGGTGGTGCTGTAAGGATCAATACGCCATCCTCTCTCGAGAGAGGCTCACGTGTTGCTCCCGTTTCCGGTGCCACCCGGCGAACCGAAAAGGATCAATGTGCCCCTTTCTGCGATCGCTTCTAATTACCGCACATTACGGACGTCTACACAAATTTCTGCTGTCTGGCTTGcttgaaatttaacaaattatcgCATTAATCAACACTTCACCTATCGAAGTACAATTAATACGTCGATTGCAACGAGAATTTTCAGTGTTTCATACAGTATTACTTATCCTTTCATAGTAAAGATAAATtgtattagaagtaattattaacAACTCGGTACCAAAGTGTTTACGTTACAGTATCGTCTAATTATgtacgttactaaatattcttagTCGGGCTACTGTAATCGAAGCACTAATCGATGACacaattttccattgaaaatcgaCTCAATAATTTCCTTTGAACAATAATCCCCAAGAAAATAATAACCATATCAGGTCACGCGAGATGTTATGTTAATTCGAGATTCAATTTGCTGTAactattgaaataatgaatgaaCGAATCCTTGTATAAAGGTTATTCATCCCCGTAAACTGTTCAATAGCTGCCGGTAGGTAATGCGTTAAAACAGTGTTTTGTTGGTCGCGCTATACCCGTCTACTCCAGACGCACGCAGCCATAATTAACGCAGAAATAATTAAGCTGGAAAAAACTAAAGAACGACGGGAgagtggaaaatatgaaaaacattactgGGTCAGGAACGTGCCGCGGCTGCGGGGATAGCGTCTCAAGCTGGCGATATCAATATTCGTTTGAATTTAGAAGCTTCGCCCGATTCGCAGAATCTGAAGATAGCATTTAAACAGGTCGCAGGTGAAATCCGGATCGAAAACTGTCGTTGAAACCATTTTTAGAACATAAAGAATCCCTCGATCTCTTCGGCGAGAATTATTCCACTTTTAATTCAAGCTTGAAACCCGATGGCCGCGTACACTGCCCGCCAAAAGTTTCCAATCGCTCGACGATTCTCGGAAATCTCGGAAACGGTTATACCGTGCGACAAATTTTCTACGCGTTCGAAGATAATGTTCTTAGGAACAACCATTGAAACTTGTATCTTTCGTAAATTGATAtacaatcatttttaaatacttcaccGCGTTAACTCGACAAACACTTCTGCCAAAAATTCGCACGATTGCACAATTCTGAACAATACTAAGCCTAGACAGTGTTTTTCATACAGCTCTACTTCTAATTTCTTCTCATGTTCTTTCAATAAAAGATAGTTCTTTTTTGATAGaaagatattacaaaataattcttttttcataAGAAGATAATACTTAGATAATAACTCTTTTTTGATATTACTTAAAAAACAATTCTTTATTGGTAAAACCATTATTGTACGTTACTCTTCGCGCagctttttattttctaatttccatTCCCCGTTTTTTTCTACGCTCATAAATGTAAACGAAGTAGAAATGGTCCTTTCGGAACATTAGAAAATCCCCGTGCGGTTGAAAAGATTACGCGCATTCGCCTGATTCCAGCGTGAATAATCCTGTTGCAATCTTGAGGACGTTGTAACAAGGTATGCATGCAACTATGGAGCTGTCGCAGCTTAATGCGCGGCGAATTATGCTATTCAGTCGAGTGTATCACGTTACAGCAAGCGACGAATTTCCCGAGCACCCTTTAAGGAACCGCGCGCCGCCCCCGCGGGATGACATCTCTCGTTCCAGTTTTCCAACGAAAATCCGGGCTGGCCCGCAAAGGGACGCGAAACTGTGCACTCGAATGATTCACACGAACACGAACACTCGAAAGTCCACTCGTTTTCCTTGAACAACCTTTGAATCGTCCGTTCCGCCTGCGCTTTTGTCGAAGTTGATACTTTAAAGAGCTCGGATACTCGCCAGACAATCCAAAGGTCGAAAGGGAGGAGGGCgggaataatgaaaaaaaagagggaGACTAAGGGAAACGCCGGATCCGAAAAAGGATTAATCTCGTGAAGCATCAATTAAGGATTAACGAAGCATCAGAAGACGGACTTGAAAAAGAGAGCAGAACTAAGAATTCGCAATTTCAGTTCATTGTTTCTCGGGTAATATTGGAGAAAgcaaaactgtaattttcatttcactgttttctctccctctttacTGGCAAGAATGATCGTCAGTAATTTTGAACAGATCGGCagaattattttgataaaaatgtttGACTTTTTTGTTCGAATGTTTGGATTATTATCAAACTTAGAGGAAGGTTGTAAAAATAGTATTGTGTATAATTTAGTTATAAATTGTAATCGTGCAAAATTGTACATTGAGAAAGAATACGCTTCCACTGATTGTTCTTATCGAAcgtttattctttttcattgtccGTATGAATGAACTAAAATTTTGATTGGCGCATTGCGAATGATATTATTCTAAGTTTATGAAAAAGTGCCGTGATTCTTTTTAGGATTGATAAGGCAGATAAGTTACAAACACTCGTCAAACTTGGGGCGCGGTTCTAAAGATTTCAATGTCGATCATAAATAacgaatttgatttatttcgggaATATACACGCAATAACAATGTATGAATAAGCATTGCCGCAACATATTGATACGCCAACGTTTATCAGTGCTCCACATTATCAGTGAATCTACCATATTCATTCAGACTACTGAATTGCGCAGCGGAGAATACTTAAAAGATTTTATCGATACATCCTGCATAGAGATTTAATTActgatcatttgaaaaatctgttCTTTTATTACATCCTGTACTTCCAGGTTTTGCGATAGGAAGGTCgaagatttttataaatcaaatttaacattcatttctatactgaaacaaataaaacactttTCAGAGTATCACTCGATGATCGACAATACTTGATGTATTGGTTTAGCATTTTCTTTTATCTCAAACAATCAAAGAAATAGTGAGTTTTCATAGCgagtattttctatttaaatgacAGAATGATAAATTACTTATTGATCTATCTTATATATCTGTTCGCTGATTTTCAAACAGACTTCTAATATCAGTGTggctttctatttctttttgtaCACTTCGATTAGAAGCACTTAACTCTTCTATTTCTTAGATCTGTAcaataaaaaccaatataaagctTAGTCAGCACACTAATTGATTTGCTTGATGCAATCGCGATCATTAGCCGGAGCAGTCTTATCGTTTCAATATTCACTCATTAAGTACCTGTCAAATAGGATTAAGATCTCAGCAGGCAGAAAATCCAAATGCGTACGTCACAAAACAGAAAATCCAAATGTGCACCACACGAAACAATTGATTAgtgaataatataaacaatctGAAGAAATATGTCTCCGAGGATTTCTAAGAAAAGAAACATGAAACGCACAAGAGTCACAGAATTCCATTAATTTATTCGTGGATATTCTTTTACATCAACGTGAATGTGAACGACACGATTTGCATTTCTCTAGAACTTTACATTTTAGATTCCCCGCCTTTCATACACTCTGAACGAGGACCTGAAACTTTTAACACTTTTTTCACAGcacatttctttaattaatgaaCACGACACGTCGGGACGGTGtaatccaattaaaatttttcaaatatttctaccgcGTGTCTATTCTCCTTAAACTAGGACTAAGTGAACATTCCTAAAATTCATTGCAGAATTTCACAATCCACGTGACTTTGGAGACAATCGTCATATCGGTATACAAAAATTCGCTGATGTGCTTCGAACAATGATAAAATAGAACCTGAAAGTATTAAATTAAcacttttttatattaacaccTCTTCCCAAAGATATTAACtcccaaaatattttattcttctgttcTCTTCCATTTACGACTTCTTTAATGGAAACTTCACTTCAAACAACAGATCGTTACgagactaatatttcaaaagaaattttcgaattttcctctGTTTTGACGTAAAGAATTTGTTGCAATCAGTCGAAGATTTCCTTCTCTTTCACTGGCAACGAGTATCAGAAAAGCAAAAAATTTTCCACTCGCGATCGTATTAATGTTTGCTGCTTTCTTCGAGACAGTTTCTAATGTCAAGCTAGGAAAACCCCGTAACGAAGATAAGTGTCACTCGAGTGACATTTCCAAAGATGAAAAAAGTGTGTTGTCACCTAAGAGTGTTATGTGTAAACACTGTCGAACGGATACAGTTCGACGGCGTACGTGGATCGAGATATACGAGCTCACTCACAATTGTTATCAGAAAGCAATTAATCATAGTGATCTGGATCAATCACGAAATCTATCGTATTGATTCAAGACGGATTGCAGATCTATCTAATCTTGACTGAAGAGACACGGAAATCTCTTGCAGTTTCGAAACACCGGGACCCgggtatataaaatattgctaGCTAACCAAAACGAACGCAGTCGGTGGGAACAGCACGGATAGCAAACATGATTCTGTCAACCTTGTCAATTCTCGCTCTCTTATCCTTCTCAAATGGTAAGTGGCATCAATCATCGATAGTGTATTTCATTGACACGTCTCTTTCCACAATTTGCAATCGCGATATCGATTTATAATAATACACAGAATTTTCTACGACCGACAGCTTATGGAATTCAATGAAACCGATTTATACcggttaaattgaaatttgtccAGAACCGACGACTTGTGAATTTCGagtttttatactgaaaattttCTACAGatccataaaatttgataatagtTCACAGTCATTCTTATATTAGACATTCTGTACAACTGATTCATggaattcgatgaaattaattcatacGACTTAatcgattaaacatttttcgcaactttacaaaaatttcacaaaattgatttataatatttcttccatCATAAATTGTCTACTGTTGACGATTCGACAAAATTGATCTacattaattcttatattaaaaatatcctaaCCAACGATCCACGGAATTCTACAAAATTGAGAACCGAATATTTTCACGGACGGTCGCCATTATTACGGTTGCCGAGCCGTGAGCAATTTTTGTGGACATTGACAAGCGCAATGTTAATAAGTAGGATAATCAATGAGGCCGACCTAACGAGTAGCGGCTCATCCGTAATTATTACACACTAATCATTGTTTATCTTGGCATTTACACAGCCGCGCTGCTGCCGTGGTTCGATCCAAGGATCGTAAACGGGGAGAACGCGAAGGCAGGAGAAATTCCGTATCAGGTAATACTCCGTCATTTTCCTGTTATACCGAACAGTTGTTTGAGAAAGCAGATCAGCGTTAACTTAGCATCTGAAAACGTAATAGGGACTtgagaatataatatatatatatatatatgtatgtatgtattatgtatgtgtatatgcatatgtatatataatactatatacttaatatatatatatatatatatatacttaactGGAATTGGTCGCGTTTGTATTCCTCCAACCGCCATCTTTAATACGCTTCGCGCTTCGGTGATTCAGCTAAAATCCAGGGCACAACTTAGAATTTCTATCTAAATTTCGTATAACGAGAAACGTGGAATTTTGATTAGATAGTTTAACAATTATAACgttattttagtaatttctactttaatacttacaaaattattcgaatagtcTATACATTGTAATTTGATGTTTGGAATAATGTTACTCGTCGCCTGATTAAATTaagctataaaatataatttacggaatataatttttcaagaatataattgataattatttataaaacataagaAGAGACACTGTTTCTTGTAGCATTCTATTGAAACGGGATTTTAATAAGATTCTTTCGTCGTGAACGATATAACGAAAAACACGAGGATCTTTAATTCGATactttaacaattataatattatctcaGTAATTAGTatcttaataattaacaaatcatTCGAATAGTCTATTCGTTTTAATTTGATGTTTGAAACAATGTTACTCGTCGACTGATTAAATCaagctataaaatataatttacagaatacaatttttcaagaataaaattgataagTATTAATAAAACGTAAGAAGAGACACTGTTTCTTGTAGCATTCTATTGAAACgggattttaataataacaagaTTCTTTTGTCGTGAACGGTATCGAAGTCCAATATTTTCCCCGGAACTCTGACCGGATTCCGGTCTCCTTAGATTCcatgaaattattcgaaaatatgtaataaaaatagcTTCCCTTGTTCTCAGGTATCCCTTCAAAACAAGGGTAGCTCGTTCCACTTCTGCGGCGGATCGGTTCTCAACGAAAATTATGTTATTACCGCGTCCCACTGTGTCTCAGGGTAAATATGCCAATGGAAATGCAAACTGAAGACTCGTTCTCGTAAGAAACTCCTGTGactaaaatgaaaatacatttcttaCAGGAAAACTGCGTCGCAAATCAAAGTCGTAGCTGGTACGATCGATTTGTCGAAACCAGGCTCTGAACACAATGTTCTGAAAATCATCATGCACGAGAAGTATAACTCCTTGGACTCTTGGATAAACGACATCGCGTTGCTGAAGGTGATTAAACACGGATTTCTGCAATTCTTGAAGTATTCCGCTGAAGAATttcttatgtaatatttaatcatcCACTTTCGACGGTTACAGGTTGAAAAACCATTCGTGAAATCGAAATTGATCTCGTTCGTCCCACTCGTATCGGAAAATGACGTTGTCAACCCTAATGAGGTAGCCACTGTGTCTGGATGGGGCAGACTTAgggtaaataaatttataataattttaataaagaatttagTCTTGGCGaaattgtttgttaaattttaacaTTGACGAGTGTACCATTGTGCTTTGCGAATAAGATAATTAAGGGTTATTCGAATGCACATTTTATTAGATTCGTAATGAAGTATTGCAATTATATgcgaatgtttgaatgttttacTGAAACGTGATATTTTATCGGATTTATACCTGTATCGTTTTTTTTCTGGCAATCAACGAATACGTTTCGCATAATTGCAGCAAGGCGGCCCCACCACCATTCACCTACAGCGCGTCAACATTCTGATTGCCAACCAAGAGTACTGTACGCTCATGTACAAGAAACACGGATACAAAATCTACGACTCGCATGTCTGCGCATACGATCCATCTGTCGAAAAGGGATCGTGCAACGTAAGTTTAACTgagataataattcattaattaaaagaacATCAGTATCTCGAAAAAGAAATTCCCGAATGATTGATTCTacaaggaattcgatttttagATTTTGCCTGTCAATTCTGATTTCGTTATTGATTTCATTATTGATCTCGTTATTCCCTGTCAATTCTGATTTCGTTATTGATTTCGTTATTCCctgtcaatttttataattcattattgatTTCGTTATTCCctgtcaatttttataattcattattggTTTCGTCATTCCctgtcaatttttataattcattattgatTTTATCGATTATCAAGCTCTGATTTTTAACTCAATGCAAGATTACCTATGACGTTTCTTTAtgctttctattaattaagttCCTTTCACGTTCTCTTTTGTAATTTGCAAATACAAATCAGCAAATCATTGACATTACTATGCTGTGAATCTT
It contains:
- the LOC116429648 gene encoding chymotrypsin-2-like codes for the protein MILSTLSILALLSFSNAALLPWFDPRIVNGENAKAGEIPYQVSLQNKGSSFHFCGGSVLNENYVITASHCVSGKTASQIKVVAGTIDLSKPGSEHNVLKIIMHEKYNSLDSWINDIALLKVEKPFVKSKLISFVPLVSENDVVNPNEVATVSGWGRLRQGGPTTIHLQRVNILIANQEYCTLMYKKHGYKIYDSHVCAYDPSVEKGSCNGDSGGPLMVKGKLVGLVSWAMGCALTDYPTVYTRVASHLDWIKKNAV